Proteins from a genomic interval of Dendropsophus ebraccatus isolate aDenEbr1 chromosome 6, aDenEbr1.pat, whole genome shotgun sequence:
- the LOC138795234 gene encoding general transcription factor II-I repeat domain-containing protein 2-like, with protein sequence MMSKKRKIYSECRIFKEQWTYDYFFMQYKERAVCLICQNSVSVFKECNLRRHYQTQHKDKYDCLVSDVRKDKILKLKNTLTTQQNTFVKQKQLNISSLRASFQVAKLIACTGRPFVEGEFVKECLLSVAKEMCPEKSDLFSTHSELLIIIFGINENFEVTEELAALQSIKGTTTGEDIYEKVSQTVKDLELDWAKLASVTTDGAPSMVGSKKGVIARINQEMEPVNNRTKKANALNHRQFQKFMSELNVAHEDAVYHTEVRLLSRGRVLRHFYDLLPQNSFYAFKNKEVPELNDQCRTGLKRNPATEWAPEEHGALSGPPKSTGLRLGLSGDHIAAVSSPVSPDWGVGPTGEILGFPVAQSKPVNDAEWKSHLALLKDVTELLNSFNVQLQGKWKLICDMQSHVKAFEVKLGLLIKQVKEENFCHLPLTENLLAEKRLIPFPKETENLQKEFQLRFKELHLYEQDIQLFRKPIFN encoded by the exons agagaaaaatttacTCGGAGTGTAGGATATTCAAAGAACAGTGGACTTATGATTACTTTTTCATGCAGTACAAGGAAAGAGCTGTGTGTTTGATATGCCAGAACTCAGTGTCTGTGTTCAAAGAATGCAATTTGCGGCGACACTATCAAACTCAACATAAAGATAAATATGATTGTTTGGTCAGTGATGTGAGAAAAGATAAAATATTAAAACTGAAAAATACATTGACAACTCAGCAAAATACTTTTGTGAAGCAGAAGCAGCTAAATATTTCATCACTGCGAGCAAGTTTTCAAGTAGCCAAGCTAATAGCGTGCACTGGCAGACCTTTCGTGGAGGGCGAATTTGTAAAGGAGTGCCTTCTTTCTGTTGCCAAAGAGATGTGTCCAGAAAAGTCAGATTTATTTAGTACA CATTCTGAACttctaattattatttttgggataAATGAGAATTTCGAAGTCACAGAAGAGCTTGCTGCACTGCAAAGCATCAAAGGAACAACTACAGGAGAGGATATCTATGAAAAGGTTTCCCAAACTGTGAAGGATTTGGAGCTGGACTGGGCTAAACTAGCCAGTGTGACAACTGATGGTGCTCCTAGCATGGTGGGGTCTAAGAAAGGAGTAATTGCTCGCATTAACCAAGAAATGGAGCCTGTGAACAATAGAACAAAAAA AGCTAATGCACTAAACCACAGACAATTTCAGAAATTTATGTCTGAGCTAAATGTCGCCCATGAAGATGCTGTGTACCACACAGAAGTCCGTTTGCTGAGTCGAGGGAGAGTTCTGAGACATTTCTATGACTTACTTCCACAGAACAGCTTTTATGCTTTCAAAAACAAAGAAGTACCAGAGCTCAatgatcagtgtcggactgga ttaaaaaggaacCCTGCGACCGAGTGGGCCCCCGAGGAGCACGGGgccctgagtgggccccccaaaaGCACGGGGCTCCGGCTGGGCTTGAGTGGGGACCACattgctgcagtctccagccctgtgtcccctgactggggggtggggcccaccggggaaatacTCGGcttcccggtggcccagtccaagCCTGTCAATGATGCAGAATGGAAATCGCACCTCGCCTTACTGAAAGATGTAACAGAGCTACTCAACAGTTTCAATGTGCAACTTCAAGGAAAATGGAAGCTCATCTGTGATATGCAATCACATGTTAAAGCATTTGAAGTAAAATTAGGCCTCCTTATCAAACAAGTGAAGGAGGAAAATTTCTGCCATCTCCCCTTAACTGAAAATCTGTTAGCGGAAAAACGCTTGATTCCATTCCCAAAAGAAACAGAAAATTTGCAAAAGGAGTTCCAATTAAGATTCAAAGAGCTTCATCTCTATGAACAAGACATACAACTTTTCCGTAAACCCATTTTCAATTGA